A segment of the Siphonobacter curvatus genome:
CTGTTTTCCAGGCTTCTTTTCCCGTAGAGCCGGGTGATACTGCTGCTGAGGTAGCCCGAAAATGCCACGAGCTGGAATACAAACATTACCCTCCGGTCATTGAAGAGGCCGTTCTGAAGGGAATTCCTTCCTAAACCCTTTCTATTACCAAAGAAAACCTCCGCTGCTGAGCAACGGAGGTTTTCTTTGGTCTTTCCGGTCCTACTAGTACGAAGAACGCTCGCGGTTTTGAGCCTGATACGTCAGTGAGAACGTATTGTAGCCGAGCAGTACATTTCGGGTAGCGGTGCGAATGGCTTTTCGATCGAAGAAGCCTTCGGGTGATACGCGGGCTGCGTAGCCTTGCCACACCGTTTTGTTCATGAATGTATCCTGAAACTGAATGAGCAAGGTACCCTTCCGTAAAAACGTTTTATCTACTACATAATCCACGTCTGGATAGCGATAGCTTTTTACGTAAGTGTTCAGTTTGATTTTATCGGGGTGCAGGGAATAAAAGACCAGTACGTCCGGTTGTTCGGTGGTATACTGAAAACCTCTCAATTGCATTTGCCGGTTGATTTCGGCCGTAATAATGTCGTGTTGAAGGGTTGTATCCTGAGCAGTGATGGGATCGAAAGCGATACAATAGGTATTGTACAAATGCGTGTAATTGGGGGCGTATCCCGAGTGGATAACCAGACTTTTCGGATTACAGGCTGAGCATAGCACGCCCATAACAGCAAAAACAAATAAAAACTGTTTCATAAAAGTTAATGGCCGTGAAGCCGTATTTAAATGGAAATTTGGTTTTCTGAAGAATTGGGCATGTAAGCGGCAGAAAATTCTAAAAAACAATGCCAGATTTTGACTTACTAGACCCGAAGTACTGCTTTCGTAACCAGCGAGTTAAGCTAGTATAAGCATAGGTTGCTTGAAAGTATTAAGCTCCGCATAATTTAACAAATATCAAAATATTTGAAGCCTCTTTTTTGATGAACAAAACATCCTTTTGCCGGAAACACTTCTAGGGATCGTTTTGCCCAACCTGTAGGCTTTTAAGAACTTTTAACTTCCCCACTTCCCCGTTTGGTTTTACCTTAACAATTTAAAATCAACCGCTATGAAAACTTTACGCTTATCGCTATTTCTACTCGTCTTAGGGCTCGCTTCTTGTACGCCCAAAGTTCAGGTGGTTACCCTACACAGCCCGACCGTTACCTTGCAAGACAAGGCTTTCGTTT
Coding sequences within it:
- a CDS encoding DUF4136 domain-containing protein gives rise to the protein MKQFLFVFAVMGVLCSACNPKSLVIHSGYAPNYTHLYNTYCIAFDPITAQDTTLQHDIITAEINRQMQLRGFQYTTEQPDVLVFYSLHPDKIKLNTYVKSYRYPDVDYVVDKTFLRKGTLLIQFQDTFMNKTVWQGYAARVSPEGFFDRKAIRTATRNVLLGYNTFSLTYQAQNRERSSY